A part of Aegilops tauschii subsp. strangulata cultivar AL8/78 chromosome 2, Aet v6.0, whole genome shotgun sequence genomic DNA contains:
- the LOC109741239 gene encoding salicylic acid-binding protein 2, whose translation MSSSSSAPAAAVPTSTRLILVHGTGHGGWCWYKVATLLRAAGHRVDAPDLAACGSDARRLSDAPTFEDYTRPLLDALRDLPDGERAVLVGHSFGGMSIALAAEEFPDKVAAAVFLTAFMPDCDGPRTRVIEEVPVSDWMDSVVDEEHAPPSVFLGPEFVRRKLYQLTSEEDYTLCQSLARVSSYYVADQQQRPPFSAARYGAVTKVYVIAKQDLAMVEEYQRQMIAGIPVAEVREMADADHMAMLSAPEELAGHLADIANNYT comes from the coding sequence ATGTCGTCATCCTCCTCTGCCCCAGCGGCCGCCGTGCCGACGTCGACCCGCCTCATCCTGGTGCACGGCACGGGCcacggcgggtggtgctggtacAAGGTGGCCACCCTCCTCCGCGCCGCGGGGCACCGCGTCGACGCGCCGGACCTCGCGGCATGCGGCTCCGACGCGCGCCGGCTGAGCGACGCGCCCACCTTCGAGGACTACACGCGCCCCCTGCTCGACGCGCTCCGGGACCTCCCGGACGGCGAGCGGGCGGTGCTCGTGGGCCACAGCTTCGGCGGCATGAGCATCGCGCTCGCCGCCGAGGAGTTCCCCGACAAGGTCGCGGCCGCCGTGTTCCTCACCGCCTTCATGCCCGACTGCGACGGCCCGCGCACCCGCGTCATCGAGGAGGTTCCCGTGTCCGACTGGATGGACAGCGTGGTCGACGAGGAGCACGCCCCGCCGTCGGTGTTCCTCGGCCCCGAGTTCGTGCGCCGGAAGCTCTACCAGCTGACTTCCGAGGAGGACTACACGCTGTGCCAGAGCCTGGCGCGGGTGAGCTCCTACTACGTGGCCGACCAGCAGCAACGGCCGCCGTTCAGCGCCGCCCGGTATGGCGCGGTGACCAAGGTCTACGTGATCGCCAAGCAGGACCTGGCCATGGTCGAGGAGTACCAGAGGCAGATGATCGCAGGCATCCCCGTGGCTGAGGTGAGGGAGATGGCTGATGCCGACCACATGGCCATGCTCTCCGCGCCGGAGGAACTGGCGGGCCACCTCGCCGACATCGCCAACAACTACACTTAA